Below is a genomic region from Isosphaeraceae bacterium EP7.
TGCTGTGGATCACGCCATCCTTGAAGGTCCAGGTCCCCGGCTCGTCGTTGACCCGGGCGAAGTCGGCCTCGGTCAGAGCCTTCCAGCCCGGCCCCTGACCGTCGAGGATCGCGTGCGGGCCCTCATTTCCCTTGGCCGCGGCCTTGGGCTCGTCGGCCGACCGGGCGGTGAGGGCCAGCGGGATGAGACCCGCGACGCCAACCAGCAATGTCCATCTCAGCACGGTGGAGGCTCGCATCGGCGTCGCTCGCTACTCGAATGGGGCCAAGGGGGCAGGGCCGCCGAGAGAGTCGGCGACCGGCGCGGCCCCATGGTAAGGCGCACGACCGGCCGACGCAAACGCCCCGCGTCATTCGCTGCGCAGCGCATCGACCGGGTCCATCATCGCGGCCCGCCGCGCCGGGTAGACGCCGAAGGCCACGCCGATGATGAGCGCGATGAAGAAGGCGATGATCGGCGAGTACGGCTGGATCACCACCGGAAGCCCCGAGAACTGCGAGACCACCGGCGGCGCGATCAGGCCGAGCACCACGCCGATCAGGCCCCCCGTGCCCGAGAGCACGGCCGTCTCGATGAGGAACTGGAGGATGATGTCCTTCCGCTTGGCCCCCAGCGCCCGGCGGATGCCGATCTCGCGGGTGCGCTCCGTCACCGTCGCCAGCATGATGTTCATGATGCCGATCCCGCCGACCAGCAGCGAGATGCTGGCGATCGACCCGAGCACCATGTTGAAGATGCGCTTGGTGGCCTCGGCCTTCTCCAGCAGTTCCAGCGGGACGGTCACGGCGTAGTCGGTCCGGGTGTGGAACTGCTTGAGGAGGCTCTTGATCGCCTCGTCGGTGCGCTTGACGTTCTCCATCGCATCCACGGTCACGGTGATCTGGCTCATGGCGATCTTCTCGAACGTGAGCGTCCCCTGCTTGGTGTTGGAGAGGATCTCGCCGAAGCGGGCCAGGTCGGTGGGCAGGGGTATGTACACGTCCTGATTGAAGTCCTGCGCCGCCAGGCTGCTGCCGCTGCCCGCCGAGGATGCCTTGGGCGCCGCCACGCCGATGACCTTGAAGTACTGGCCGTCGTCGATCCGGATCGACTTGCCCACCGGGCTGCCGAACGGGAAGAGCTTCTCGGCGACCTCAGCCCCCAGCACGGCCACGTTGGCATATCGGGCCATGTCCAGGTCTTCGAAGAACCGCCCTTGCGCGACGGAGTGGTTCGACATCCGCATGAAGTCGGGGTTCACTCCGACGAGCCGGATGTCCATGTCCTTGTCCAGGTAGCGGGCATTGCGGCGGAACTCCCGCAGCGGGGCGGCCGTCAGGACGGTCGGGATGGTGGCGATGATCCGGTCGTAGTCCTTCTGGGTCAGCCCATAGGCGAAGACCAGACTCTCGTTGCTCTGCCGCTTGGCCGACGCGTTCTCGTCGTCGGGCTTGCGCGAGCGGATGATGAGGTTCGTCGCCCCCAGGTCGGCGATTTGCCGCTGCGCCTCGAGGCTGGCCCCCTCGGCGATGGCGAGCATCGCGACCACCGACGAGACGCCGAAGATCAGGCCGAGCACGGTCAGCAGCGACCTGAGCTTGTAGAGCATCAGGTTGCGCAAGGCCAGCTTGATGGCATTGAGCGTGCGATTCATGGCGGGCCTCGGTCCCCGTTGCGGAGTCTGCGGCGGCGTCGTCGTTGACGCGGTTCAGGGGCCTTTGGTCGCGGGCTTGGCCGGCTCGGGCTTGTCCAGGGGCGTCCGGTCATCTTCCTTGAAGTAGACCGCCGAGCGGGTGCGGGCGTCGAGCGTGACGACCTCGCCGACGTCGAGTCCGCTGAGAATCTCGACGAATTTCTCGTCGGTCTCGCCCACCTTGACCGGCTTGGGCAAGAAGGCGCCGTCCTTCTCG
It encodes:
- a CDS encoding ABC transporter permease — its product is MNRTLNAIKLALRNLMLYKLRSLLTVLGLIFGVSSVVAMLAIAEGASLEAQRQIADLGATNLIIRSRKPDDENASAKRQSNESLVFAYGLTQKDYDRIIATIPTVLTAAPLREFRRNARYLDKDMDIRLVGVNPDFMRMSNHSVAQGRFFEDLDMARYANVAVLGAEVAEKLFPFGSPVGKSIRIDDGQYFKVIGVAAPKASSAGSGSSLAAQDFNQDVYIPLPTDLARFGEILSNTKQGTLTFEKIAMSQITVTVDAMENVKRTDEAIKSLLKQFHTRTDYAVTVPLELLEKAEATKRIFNMVLGSIASISLLVGGIGIMNIMLATVTERTREIGIRRALGAKRKDIILQFLIETAVLSGTGGLIGVVLGLIAPPVVSQFSGLPVVIQPYSPIIAFFIALIIGVAFGVYPARRAAMMDPVDALRSE